In the genome of Christensenella timonensis, one region contains:
- a CDS encoding efflux RND transporter periplasmic adaptor subunit translates to MSKNKKNKKMTKKKWIVLTAIIAAAVLLAVFLVPGLFRPDASAMASIMQTATVETGTIETTVVGSGNLATQETADIKIPSGVTVESVLVEAGDTVAEGDTLATLDPASVKAAISDTQSTLSSLDSQIDSAKDESSSRYITTYVSGRIKQIFAEEGMDTQSTINASGSLVVLSIDGKMKVTFQPAAADTVSSGSSVVVTLSDGTTKTGTVTSLSAGSCTVTLTDNGPTYGDTVNIAAEDGTQLGTGTLEINAPIHILGNGGTVASVDVSLNESVGSGATLITLQEAGASEEYASLLAERTQYEDVLRTLLQYEQTNTITAKTAGTVSSVSISGTSDSSATDSSSSSAQSLSATGTPAVSMASGSLETAESSILLLSAAAQSGSNTIPLADPSTDTIIPISGITEIYINNPVTGNTPQSTIMPGNGYTGSVSIDELDIMSVQEGQDVTIVLDALPEETFHGTVSKISASGNIQSGVTTYPVTITLTDVGDAAVMAGMNATATISIATSENVLLIPLDALQESGSEKFVLVAGSPDGESGMSERRTVETGLSDGTNVEITSGLSEGEQIIYEQSASTDSSGQSTFPGGGMGGMPGGGVEMPSGGGMPGGTGGGPMGS, encoded by the coding sequence ATGAGTAAGAACAAAAAAAACAAGAAGATGACCAAAAAGAAATGGATTGTATTGACCGCAATCATAGCTGCGGCAGTTTTGCTCGCAGTTTTTTTAGTACCTGGCCTCTTCCGGCCGGATGCCAGCGCTATGGCTTCTATCATGCAGACTGCGACCGTTGAAACAGGGACGATCGAAACAACGGTTGTCGGTTCCGGCAACCTCGCTACGCAAGAGACTGCGGATATCAAGATCCCGTCCGGCGTTACTGTGGAAAGCGTCCTTGTGGAAGCGGGGGATACCGTTGCCGAGGGCGATACGCTCGCAACGCTCGATCCTGCGTCTGTAAAGGCGGCGATTTCCGATACACAATCCACGCTTTCTTCGCTCGATTCCCAAATAGACAGTGCCAAAGACGAGAGCAGTTCCAGATATATCACCACCTACGTTTCCGGCCGTATTAAACAGATTTTTGCGGAAGAAGGAATGGACACACAATCAACGATCAACGCAAGCGGTTCGCTGGTCGTACTTTCCATCGACGGTAAAATGAAGGTAACGTTCCAGCCTGCGGCGGCAGATACGGTTTCTTCCGGCAGCAGCGTTGTCGTGACGCTTTCCGACGGCACGACAAAAACAGGTACCGTAACCTCCCTCTCCGCCGGATCGTGTACGGTCACCCTGACGGATAACGGCCCCACGTATGGCGACACGGTAAATATCGCAGCAGAGGATGGAACGCAGCTTGGTACGGGTACCCTTGAAATCAATGCCCCCATCCATATCCTGGGCAACGGGGGAACGGTTGCAAGCGTCGATGTTTCCCTCAATGAAAGTGTCGGCAGCGGCGCTACGCTCATCACCTTACAGGAAGCCGGTGCTTCTGAAGAATACGCTTCCCTGCTCGCGGAACGGACGCAATACGAGGATGTACTACGCACACTATTACAGTATGAGCAGACGAATACGATTACCGCAAAAACGGCGGGAACGGTCAGCAGCGTGTCCATATCAGGCACATCCGATTCTTCTGCAACGGACAGCTCTTCCAGCAGTGCGCAGTCTTTGTCCGCTACGGGAACGCCTGCAGTTTCCATGGCCTCTGGTTCTTTGGAGACAGCAGAAAGTTCCATCCTGCTCCTGTCCGCAGCCGCACAAAGCGGTTCCAATACCATACCGCTTGCCGATCCCTCCACGGATACCATCATTCCCATCAGCGGCATAACCGAAATCTATATCAATAATCCGGTAACCGGCAATACGCCCCAGAGCACCATCATGCCGGGCAACGGCTATACGGGAAGCGTCAGCATTGACGAACTTGATATCATGTCCGTGCAGGAGGGACAGGACGTAACCATCGTCCTAGATGCGCTTCCTGAGGAGACTTTCCATGGTACGGTCAGCAAAATATCCGCTTCCGGCAATATCCAGTCGGGCGTGACGACCTACCCCGTCACCATCACCTTAACGGACGTCGGCGATGCGGCCGTCATGGCCGGCATGAACGCGACGGCGACGATTTCCATCGCCACCAGCGAAAACGTGCTGCTGATCCCGCTCGACGCCCTTCAGGAATCCGGCAGCGAAAAATTTGTACTGGTTGCGGGCAGTCCGGACGGCGAGAGTGGTATGAGTGAACGAAGAACGGTGGAAACCGGCCTTTCGGACGGTACCAATGTGGAGATCACTTCCGGGCTTTCCGAAGGGGAGCAGATCATATATGAACAATCCGCATCCACCGATTCTTCCGGGCAATCCACTTTCCCCGGCGGTGGCATGGGCGGTATGCCGGGCGGCGGTGTAGAAATGCCCAGC
- a CDS encoding YidH family protein, with protein sequence MDNKSTTDQLAYERTMLANERTFLAYVRTFIGFVASGAGIIILLELPFAVPVGIAFIGAGIFFLTVGICRYRQNRKRIRQFLK encoded by the coding sequence ATGGATAATAAATCGACCACCGACCAGCTAGCCTATGAGCGTACCATGCTGGCGAACGAGCGCACCTTCCTTGCTTATGTCCGCACTTTTATTGGTTTTGTCGCTTCGGGCGCCGGGATCATCATTCTCCTGGAATTGCCCTTTGCGGTTCCTGTGGGCATTGCCTTTATCGGCGCCGGCATCTTCTTTCTGACGGTCGGTATTTGCAGATACCGGCAAAACCGAAAACGTATCAGGCAGTTTTTAAAGTAA
- a CDS encoding phospholipid carrier-dependent glycosyltransferase codes for MTAKLGKTTVWDVVRREHIIFLALVFVFYFFWSLAQPPLAAPDEGMRYQIPQFLFENGYLPHGAEEAIRNPQWGISYGFAPYVSQILGVPFMKIAGIYTSDPGTLVVAARLVNVIFATLTVWISFKIAARLFGRRIYRLLFVVLVAFLPQFIFLSSYINNDMMAIFSTSLIVLAWVSGIKDRWPVKSCVILGIGMGLCALSYYNAYGFLLLSVVLFFASNLLLEKRSFREKEFRKSVYIVAGLFLAIAAWWFIRNYIIYDGDILGFRTTEHYQELYAIDKLKPSMVETIQRQGIPLGEMLVQRGWLLFTYLSMVGCFGAMDIWLPVWVYAVYTVIFAVGMAGCIMALVRFARSGNTDGKRRKWLLGTCMVLAIVIPVVLSAYYSYTSDYQPQGRYILSCLIPLMLFMTVGIKTILEKICKNKKSVAIALAVICLAVAGIAVYCYFGVLLPAYP; via the coding sequence ATGACAGCAAAATTGGGGAAAACAACAGTTTGGGACGTGGTCAGGCGGGAGCACATCATATTTTTGGCGCTCGTCTTTGTTTTCTATTTTTTCTGGAGTCTGGCCCAGCCGCCGCTGGCAGCGCCGGACGAAGGGATGCGCTACCAGATCCCGCAGTTCCTTTTTGAAAATGGTTACCTGCCGCACGGGGCGGAGGAAGCGATCCGTAACCCGCAATGGGGAATTTCTTATGGGTTTGCGCCATATGTTTCCCAGATCCTGGGTGTGCCGTTCATGAAAATTGCAGGAATATATACAAGCGATCCCGGCACTCTCGTCGTGGCGGCGCGTTTGGTGAACGTTATTTTTGCAACGCTTACGGTATGGATCAGCTTCAAAATCGCGGCGCGTTTGTTCGGGCGGAGGATATACCGCCTGCTTTTTGTCGTGCTGGTTGCGTTTTTGCCGCAGTTCATCTTCCTTTCCAGCTATATCAACAACGACATGATGGCAATCTTTTCAACCTCCCTGATCGTACTTGCCTGGGTAAGCGGGATAAAGGACAGGTGGCCGGTCAAAAGCTGCGTGATCCTTGGGATCGGTATGGGGCTGTGCGCACTTTCCTATTACAATGCATATGGTTTTTTGCTGTTGAGCGTAGTCCTGTTCTTTGCCTCCAACCTGCTGCTGGAAAAACGCAGCTTCCGCGAAAAGGAATTCCGCAAATCCGTCTATATTGTGGCAGGTTTGTTTTTGGCGATCGCGGCATGGTGGTTTATCCGCAATTATATCATTTATGACGGGGATATCCTTGGTTTCCGGACGACGGAGCACTACCAGGAGCTTTATGCGATAGACAAGCTGAAGCCTTCTATGGTTGAAACTATCCAGCGGCAGGGAATACCTCTCGGCGAAATGCTTGTGCAAAGAGGCTGGCTGCTGTTTACCTATTTGAGTATGGTTGGCTGCTTCGGTGCAATGGATATCTGGCTGCCTGTGTGGGTGTATGCGGTCTATACGGTCATCTTTGCCGTAGGAATGGCAGGATGTATCATGGCGCTTGTACGGTTTGCAAGGAGCGGGAACACGGACGGGAAACGCAGGAAATGGCTGCTGGGAACCTGTATGGTACTGGCAATCGTGATCCCCGTCGTTTTGAGCGCATATTATTCATACACGAGCGATTACCAGCCGCAGGGCAGGTACATACTTTCCTGCCTGATCCCGCTGATGCTTTTTATGACGGTCGGGATCAAAACGATACTGGAGAAAATTTGCAAAAATAAAAAAAGTGTGGCAATTGCCCTGGCAGTTATTTGCCTGGCAGTCGCAGGGATCGCCGTTTACTGCTATTTCGGCGTATTATTACCTGCTTACCCCTGA